The genomic region CGACGTCGCCTGGAGTCTCACCCTCGAAGTGCTTGGGCAGCCTCGCCAGATTGCGCGGCGCCGCGACCGGTGTCGTGCGCAGGCTCCGGACGTGCTCGGCCAGCCGCGGTGTCAGGCAGCCCACCAACGAGATGAACAGCAGCACATAGATCGCGGTGAACCAGAAGCTGGAGAAGACGTCGAAGGCCTGCACGCGGTCCAACCACGGCCCCAGCACCGGGTGGTCGGCGAGGTACTCGTCGACCTTGCTCTCATTCAGACTGCGCTGCGGCACCAGCGCGCCCGGGATCGCGGCCAGCGCCAGCAGGAACAGCAGGGCCAGCGCGGTACCCATCGAGGTCAGGGTTCGCCACGTGTTGCGGACGTACGCGGTGAGACGTTTGACTCGTTTCACAGAGGCAGCCTCGTATCGGTGATGAAGGCATCGCGGACCCAGGACACGAAGTCAGCCCACAGCCCGGTCAGCAGCGCCGTACCGACCAGGATCAGCAGCACGCCGCCGAAAACCTGGATGGTCCGGGTGTTCCGGCGCAGCCAGCCCAGACCCCGCATCGCACGCGCCGACCCGAACGCCAAGAGCACGAACGGGATTCCAAGACCAAGGCAGTAGGCCACCACCAGCACCGCGCCGCGCGCCACATTCGCCCCCTCGGTCGCCGAGGACACCGCGATCACCGCGGTCAGCGTCGGGCCGAGGCACGGCGTCCAGCCCAGACCGAACACCGCACCCAGCAGTGGCGCCCCGCCGAGCGTCGACACCTGCCGCGGCGTGAATCTCGCCTCACGCTGCAGTGCCGGGATGAAGCCGACGAACACCAGGCCCATCACGATCGTCACCACGCCGCCGATGCGTTGCAGCAGAAGCTGATTGACGATAAGCGTGGTCGTCATCCCGAGGACGGCCATAGTGCCGAGCAAGAACACGACGGTGAATCCGCCGACGAAGAGCGCGGCAGCACCCGCGACGCGCCACCGTGCCGCGCGAAGGGCCACACCGCCGTTCTGTCGGCCCGGTTCGTCGTCCACACCGACGACTGCTGCAAGGTAGGACAGGTAGCCGGGCACGAGGGGCACCACGCACGGCGACGCGAAGGAGATCAGGCCTGCGAGCGCGCTGACGCCCAGGGCCAGCAGCAGGGGTCCGGTCGACACCAGGTCACCGACCTGGTCGAGACTCGCTGCCAGAACACTCATGTCGCCGGCTCGCCTGCCAGCCGCTCGACGACGGGCAACAGATCCTCGGCGAGCAGTTCACGAAGGAATACCGCCGCCACCCGGTGCTGGCGGTCCAGCACAATCGTCGACGGGATCACCGTGGTGGGATATCTGCCGCCGAACGCGATCATCGTCCGCATCGACGGGTCGTAGATCGACGGGAAGGTGACCTTGCGGTCGACCACGAAGTCCACCGCCGCCTGGCGGTTGTTATCCCGCACGTCGATGCCGAGGAACGCGACACCCCGCTCGCGCGTCTCGTCGTAGACCCTCTGCAGTTCCGGGATCTCGGAGCGACATGGCGCGCACCACTGCCCCCACACGTTGATCACGACGACCTTGCCGTCGAAATCGGTCAGCGACAGCGTCTTCGCCGGGTCGAGCAGGTCGGGTCCGGAGATCGGTCCCGGCTTGCCGCGGCTTTCCGGCGGGTCGTAGAGGATGTCGGTCTTGCCACCGGGAGCGACGAACTCGAACGAGCCGCCCTGGGCGACGGCGTCGTCACCAGTGGAGCATCCGGCCAGCAGCAGTGTTACCGCCGCAACGCCGATCGCCAGCCACTTCCCGCCAATCATCGCGCTACAGGCCCCACGGTTCGGTGTAACCCCACCTGACCAGGCGATCACCGGAAAAGGTGAACGACGTGATCGAGGCCAGGTTGCACAGCCGGCTGTGCGGCAGCGGCAGGTGCGGCAGTTTGCGTCCCGTCATCGCGCGACGCAGCGTCTCGACGGGCAGCTGATGACTGACGCAGACCGCCTCATGGCCCTCGGCACGCACTCGGGCCCTGTGCAGAGCCGCGGTCATGCGGGGCGCGATCTCCTCGTAGGGCTCACCCCACGACGGCTTCATGGGATTGCGCAGCTTGGGCCAGTTCCTCGGGTCGCGCAGCGCCCCGTCCCCGGGGGCGACCCGCTCCCCCTCGAACTGGTTCCACGACTCGA from Mycolicibacterium sp. YH-1 harbors:
- a CDS encoding cytochrome c biogenesis CcdA family protein — translated: MSVLAASLDQVGDLVSTGPLLLALGVSALAGLISFASPCVVPLVPGYLSYLAAVVGVDDEPGRQNGGVALRAARWRVAGAAALFVGGFTVVFLLGTMAVLGMTTTLIVNQLLLQRIGGVVTIVMGLVFVGFIPALQREARFTPRQVSTLGGAPLLGAVFGLGWTPCLGPTLTAVIAVSSATEGANVARGAVLVVAYCLGLGIPFVLLAFGSARAMRGLGWLRRNTRTIQVFGGVLLILVGTALLTGLWADFVSWVRDAFITDTRLPL
- a CDS encoding TlpA disulfide reductase family protein, which gives rise to MIGGKWLAIGVAAVTLLLAGCSTGDDAVAQGGSFEFVAPGGKTDILYDPPESRGKPGPISGPDLLDPAKTLSLTDFDGKVVVINVWGQWCAPCRSEIPELQRVYDETRERGVAFLGIDVRDNNRQAAVDFVVDRKVTFPSIYDPSMRTMIAFGGRYPTTVIPSTIVLDRQHRVAAVFLRELLAEDLLPVVERLAGEPAT
- a CDS encoding histidine phosphatase family protein; protein product: MAETTTVHVMRHGEVHNPEKVLYGRLPDYHLSERGRAQAQSAADWLARNDVVYVVASPLERAQETAAPIAESHGLPIDTDADLIESWNQFEGERVAPGDGALRDPRNWPKLRNPMKPSWGEPYEEIAPRMTAALHRARVRAEGHEAVCVSHQLPVETLRRAMTGRKLPHLPLPHSRLCNLASITSFTFSGDRLVRWGYTEPWGL